A single region of the Methanococcoides sp. AM1 genome encodes:
- a CDS encoding universal stress protein: MTGNEYKKILIATDGSENADSAILSGIDIAKKLDAKVYAICVVPTHPSSSMPIGSRMMQWEVPFKVMMEEAEKAVEQVADACSSSGVEVETVVLEGHPAEEIVKYAEDRKIDLIVMGSLGKTGLTRLLLGSVAEEVLRHSKVDVMVSR, encoded by the coding sequence GTGACTGGTAATGAATATAAGAAGATCCTGATAGCTACTGACGGATCAGAGAATGCAGATAGTGCAATTTTATCGGGAATAGATATTGCAAAAAAACTTGATGCAAAGGTATATGCGATTTGTGTAGTACCTACGCACCCATCGTCTTCAATGCCGATCGGCTCCAGGATGATGCAATGGGAAGTGCCATTCAAGGTCATGATGGAGGAAGCTGAAAAAGCTGTTGAACAGGTTGCAGATGCCTGCTCATCGTCTGGTGTTGAGGTTGAAACTGTGGTCCTTGAGGGTCATCCGGCAGAAGAGATCGTCAAGTATGCAGAAGATCGCAAAATAGATCTAATTGTAATGGGCAGTCTTGGAAAGACAGGACTTACAAGATTACTTCTTGGAAGCGTTGCAGAGGAAGTGCTGCGTCATTCCAAGGTGGATGTTATGGTTTCAAGGTGA
- a CDS encoding DNA topoisomerase — protein sequence MTTVVFTEKNKAAAQISNILAGGSARRTIVAGVPVYEFQRNGVLWRVMGLAGHIMGYDYPEEFNNWRDVDPAMLLDTAPVKQITKAQFGNAILKLSQDADLLVLACDFDREGENIGFEAKSIAEKVSGSTVKRARFSSLSKSEIEKAFTDLVEPDENMAMSAEARQILDLKMGAAFTRFVTLSVRERARTKGVLSIGPCQTPTCGFVYERELAIRKFDSKDFWKIEGIFNGKGTDFTGTHRGGHIYEKEKADAIFSKIKGCKTAVISKKTVKEMKTNAPFPLNTNEFLKRSSKYLGVSPEKALEVAEQLYLSGFTSYPRTETNKYADDMDFKNILKGFTRGDYQDFALFLLSQNTITPRNGKKDGHDHPPIHPIKAGSRAEVEKAIKMPHAWDIYDLIVRHFIANLLPEAVFEKTRFELTAGDELFDSTGSIQKSAGWLAVYPFEKPKDKLLPDLEENEIVDVKKISNIKSQTMPPKKLTEAELLTLMDKHGIGTKATAPSHIETNKKRGYFETKGKTIAILDTGFTLMDALNSSVPILVKPDIRSRIESLIQEVEDGTKKFPQALEEGTALIKEMYSQLLKNRDLMVSQIAGTITDEAVAADKKNHIGTCPECDRMLRIVTTDKGRFVGCTGYPQCKNTFPLPKTGALAVQRSRKCKKGGAAVIKVGNKYFWSVGIGPCFSCDLEKECFPPEVIGPCPSCDGQTFLITTKDSRFLGCTKRCGHTQSVPKAGRLTVTDKVCDGCGWHFIRVKEQGKDAKEYCANRKCEAAAAARKDAIRKARAK from the coding sequence ATGACCACAGTCGTATTTACAGAGAAGAACAAAGCTGCAGCTCAGATATCGAACATATTAGCCGGCGGCTCGGCCAGACGAACAATTGTAGCCGGGGTTCCTGTTTATGAATTCCAGAGGAACGGTGTCCTATGGAGAGTAATGGGACTTGCAGGACATATCATGGGCTATGATTACCCGGAGGAGTTCAATAACTGGAGGGATGTAGATCCTGCTATGCTTCTGGACACCGCACCGGTAAAACAGATAACAAAAGCCCAGTTTGGCAATGCGATACTGAAGCTTTCACAGGACGCTGACCTTCTCGTGCTTGCCTGCGATTTTGACAGGGAAGGGGAAAATATCGGTTTTGAGGCGAAATCCATCGCTGAAAAGGTATCCGGGTCGACCGTCAAGCGAGCAAGATTCTCATCTCTTTCGAAAAGTGAGATCGAAAAGGCCTTTACCGATCTTGTGGAGCCTGATGAGAACATGGCAATGTCCGCAGAAGCAAGACAGATACTTGACCTGAAGATGGGTGCAGCATTTACTCGCTTTGTAACCCTTTCCGTGAGGGAGCGTGCAAGGACCAAAGGGGTGTTGTCCATTGGTCCCTGTCAGACACCGACATGTGGGTTCGTCTATGAGCGCGAACTTGCCATACGGAAGTTCGATTCGAAGGACTTCTGGAAGATCGAGGGGATCTTCAATGGAAAAGGTACCGACTTTACAGGAACTCACCGTGGCGGTCATATCTATGAAAAGGAAAAAGCGGATGCTATATTCAGCAAGATCAAAGGCTGCAAGACCGCGGTTATATCAAAGAAGACTGTAAAGGAGATGAAAACCAATGCTCCTTTCCCGCTTAATACTAATGAATTCCTGAAACGTTCATCCAAATACCTTGGCGTAAGTCCTGAAAAGGCCCTGGAGGTCGCAGAGCAGCTTTACCTTTCCGGTTTTACAAGTTATCCCAGGACAGAGACCAACAAGTATGCCGATGATATGGATTTCAAGAATATCCTCAAAGGATTCACCAGAGGCGATTACCAGGACTTTGCCCTGTTTCTTCTATCTCAGAATACGATAACTCCCCGTAACGGGAAGAAAGATGGTCATGACCACCCTCCTATCCATCCGATCAAGGCTGGTTCCCGCGCAGAAGTGGAAAAGGCGATCAAGATGCCTCATGCATGGGATATCTATGATCTTATTGTAAGGCACTTTATTGCAAACCTGCTGCCTGAAGCTGTCTTTGAGAAGACGCGCTTTGAGCTAACCGCAGGGGACGAATTATTCGATTCCACAGGTTCTATCCAGAAAAGTGCCGGCTGGCTTGCAGTTTATCCTTTTGAGAAACCAAAGGATAAACTGTTGCCTGATCTTGAAGAGAATGAGATCGTAGATGTAAAGAAGATCAGCAACATCAAGTCGCAGACAATGCCTCCAAAGAAGCTTACGGAAGCGGAGTTGCTGACCCTTATGGATAAACATGGCATTGGTACCAAAGCAACCGCGCCTTCTCATATCGAAACGAACAAGAAACGTGGCTATTTTGAGACAAAAGGCAAGACCATTGCAATACTGGACACAGGTTTCACTTTGATGGATGCACTGAACAGCTCTGTGCCCATACTTGTCAAACCGGATATCCGTTCCCGGATAGAATCCCTCATCCAGGAAGTGGAGGACGGGACAAAGAAGTTCCCACAAGCCCTTGAGGAAGGAACTGCCCTTATCAAGGAAATGTATTCCCAGCTGCTGAAGAACCGTGACCTTATGGTCTCCCAGATCGCAGGTACGATCACAGATGAGGCTGTTGCAGCGGACAAGAAGAACCATATTGGCACATGTCCCGAATGCGATCGTATGCTTCGTATCGTTACTACGGACAAGGGTCGTTTTGTGGGATGTACAGGTTATCCGCAGTGTAAGAACACATTCCCGCTTCCCAAGACCGGTGCACTGGCAGTGCAGCGCTCTCGTAAGTGCAAAAAAGGTGGTGCTGCGGTAATAAAGGTGGGGAACAAATACTTCTGGTCTGTTGGTATCGGTCCATGTTTCTCATGCGATCTGGAAAAGGAATGCTTTCCGCCTGAAGTGATTGGTCCGTGCCCTTCCTGCGATGGTCAGACGTTCCTTATAACTACCAAGGATTCACGTTTTCTGGGATGTACCAAACGCTGTGGACATACGCAATCTGTTCCGAAAGCAGGAAGATTAACAGTAACAGATAAGGTATGTGATGGCTGTGGCTGGCATTTTATCAGGGTAAAGGAGCAGGGAAAGGATGCTAAAGAATACTGTGCCAATCGCAAGTGCGAAGCTGCAGCTGCAGCCCGTAAAGATGCGATAAGGAAGGCCAGGGCCAAATGA
- a CDS encoding nitroreductase — protein sequence MSATIETILARRSVREYTEDPVSKDDINTILECGKWAPSGLNNQPWKFIVIQDEDTIKRLAECTHYSKIVLQAKVLIAVYLDQETMYHHDKDVLAIGASIQNMLLACEDLGLGAVWLGEILKKSEHVNAILEVTDTFELMAVLAIGHPVEKERSSTRRTLEEITFSEKYGEKWIEGN from the coding sequence ATGTCAGCTACTATAGAGACCATACTTGCACGCAGAAGCGTCAGGGAATATACAGAAGATCCTGTGAGCAAAGATGATATCAATACTATCCTTGAATGCGGGAAATGGGCACCTTCAGGGCTTAACAACCAACCCTGGAAATTCATTGTAATCCAAGATGAAGATACCATTAAAAGACTTGCAGAATGCACACATTACTCAAAGATAGTACTGCAGGCAAAGGTGCTGATCGCAGTATATCTTGATCAGGAAACCATGTATCACCACGACAAGGATGTGCTTGCCATCGGTGCTTCCATACAGAACATGCTTCTCGCATGCGAAGATCTTGGTCTTGGAGCTGTGTGGCTTGGCGAGATACTCAAAAAGAGCGAGCATGTAAATGCCATTCTGGAAGTAACGGATACCTTTGAGCTTATGGCAGTCCTCGCTATCGGCCACCCGGTAGAAAAAGAGCGCTCATCGACAAGGAGAACTCTCGAGGAGATCACGTTCAGCGAAAAGTATGGCGAGAAGTGGATAGAGGGAAATTAA
- the ilvC gene encoding ketol-acid reductoisomerase, whose product MVEMFYDKDADLGALKGKKVAVMGYGSQGHAQAQNLHDSGLDVIVGLREGSRRWKQAENDGLKVMTVADAAKAADVIQILLPDEIQSKIYYAEIEPGLEAGNALVFSHGFNIHYNQIVPSKDVDVYMVAPKSPGHLVRRTYNEGAGVPGLIAIYQDATGNAHEMALAHAKGVGCTRAGVIETTFREETETDLFGEQVDLCGGVASLIKTSFEVLVEAGYQPEMAYFETLHELKLIVDLIHEGGLEKMWYSVSNTAEYGGLTVGPQVINEESREAMYIALERIQNGEFAREFVLEGQTNHAVLTSMERLENEHPVEIVGKKLRAMMPWLNSELNEE is encoded by the coding sequence ATGGTAGAAATGTTCTATGACAAAGACGCCGATCTTGGCGCACTTAAAGGTAAGAAAGTAGCTGTAATGGGTTACGGAAGCCAGGGACACGCACAGGCTCAGAACCTTCACGACTCAGGCCTTGATGTTATCGTAGGTCTCAGGGAAGGTAGCCGCCGCTGGAAACAGGCAGAGAACGATGGTCTTAAGGTAATGACCGTTGCAGACGCTGCAAAAGCTGCAGATGTTATCCAGATCCTCCTCCCTGACGAGATCCAGTCAAAGATATACTACGCTGAGATCGAGCCAGGACTTGAAGCAGGCAATGCGCTTGTATTCTCCCACGGATTCAACATCCACTACAACCAGATCGTACCATCAAAAGATGTGGACGTCTACATGGTCGCACCAAAAAGCCCGGGGCACCTTGTAAGAAGGACATACAATGAAGGCGCTGGTGTACCAGGTCTTATCGCTATCTACCAGGATGCAACCGGAAATGCGCATGAAATGGCACTCGCACACGCAAAGGGTGTCGGCTGTACAAGAGCCGGTGTCATCGAGACAACCTTCCGCGAGGAGACCGAGACCGACCTGTTCGGTGAGCAGGTCGACCTCTGTGGTGGTGTCGCAAGCCTCATCAAGACATCCTTCGAAGTACTTGTCGAAGCAGGATACCAGCCAGAGATGGCATACTTTGAGACACTCCACGAGCTCAAGCTCATCGTTGATCTCATCCACGAGGGCGGTCTTGAGAAGATGTGGTATTCAGTCTCCAACACAGCAGAATACGGCGGTCTTACAGTTGGTCCACAGGTCATCAACGAAGAGTCCCGTGAAGCAATGTACATTGCACTCGAGAGGATCCAGAACGGTGAGTTCGCACGTGAGTTCGTCCTTGAAGGACAGACAAACCACGCTGTACTTACCTCCATGGAGCGCCTGGAGAACGAGCACCCTGTAGAGATCGTTGGTAAGAAGCTCAGGGCAATGATGCCATGGCTCAACAGCGAACTCAACGAAGAGTAA
- the ilvN gene encoding acetolactate synthase small subunit, which yields MKHTLAVLVENKYGVLARVAGLFSRRGFNIDSLAVGITEDPTISRMTIVVRGDDHVLEQVTKQLNKLIDVIRVTDLGADESVERELALIKVNTDASNRAEIIQIVDIFRARIIDVASRSVTVEVTGDSNKIKAIQTLLKPFGIKEMARTGKVALTRGSKSS from the coding sequence ATGAAACATACACTTGCAGTTCTGGTAGAGAACAAATACGGAGTACTGGCAAGGGTTGCAGGACTCTTTTCACGAAGAGGTTTCAATATTGACAGCCTGGCGGTGGGAATCACTGAAGACCCCACCATTTCAAGGATGACAATTGTTGTCCGTGGTGATGACCATGTGCTTGAACAGGTCACCAAGCAGCTTAACAAGCTGATCGATGTCATTCGTGTAACAGACCTTGGCGCTGATGAATCCGTTGAAAGGGAACTGGCACTGATAAAGGTGAATACCGATGCCAGCAACCGTGCTGAGATCATCCAGATCGTGGACATCTTCAGGGCAAGGATCATTGACGTTGCTTCAAGATCAGTTACCGTTGAGGTCACCGGAGATTCCAACAAGATCAAGGCGATCCAGACATTGCTGAAACCTTTCGGGATCAAGGAAATGGCAAGGACCGGTAAGGTAGCACTTACAAGAGGTTCTAAAAGTTCATAA
- a CDS encoding acetolactate synthase large subunit, which translates to MTGKPERMTGARAFVECLYRENVDVIFGYPGGVLLPIYDELYDAHLHHLLVRHEQAAVHAAEGYARATGKVGVCLATSGPGATNLVTGIANAYMDSIPMVAFTGQVPSSMIGNDAFQEANITGITMPITKHNYLVQDAKDLPRIIKEAFHIASTGRPGPVLIDMPKDITTTEIDFVYPDKVELRGYKPTYKGNIQQVKRAASAIAKSTRPVIYAGGGVIGSDASKELLAFAEKIRAPVTSTLTGIGGFPNDNDLYLGMLGMHGTKYANYAVQESDILIAVGARFDDRVTGKLQSFAPNAKIIHIDIDPAEISKNINVDIPIVGDAKDILKSLISHVSECDTKEWLDKIAIWKRDFPLFYVNRDDAIKPQYIIEQINEACPDAIIVTEVGQHQMWAAQYFKYKEPRTFITSGGLGTMGYGFPAAIGAKLGRPDKVVFDISGDGSFQMNSQEMATIVQNDIPIIIALFNNGYLGMVRQWQALFFEHRYSHTTIEDSVDFVKLAEAYGALGIRVNKPSEVRPAIEKAIEANRPVIIDFIVEREENVSPMVPAGAAINEILDLEKIQ; encoded by the coding sequence ATGACCGGAAAACCAGAAAGAATGACAGGCGCAAGAGCATTCGTCGAGTGCCTGTACAGGGAAAATGTCGACGTTATCTTCGGATATCCAGGCGGCGTGCTGCTCCCTATCTATGATGAACTCTATGATGCACATCTGCACCATCTACTTGTCAGGCACGAACAGGCAGCAGTCCATGCAGCCGAAGGATATGCAAGAGCCACAGGTAAAGTAGGTGTCTGCCTGGCAACATCAGGCCCGGGAGCAACAAACCTTGTCACAGGTATCGCAAACGCATACATGGATTCAATTCCAATGGTAGCTTTCACCGGACAGGTACCAAGCTCAATGATAGGCAACGATGCCTTCCAGGAAGCTAACATCACAGGCATTACAATGCCGATCACAAAACACAATTATCTTGTACAGGATGCAAAAGATCTGCCAAGGATCATAAAGGAAGCATTCCATATCGCTTCCACAGGCAGGCCAGGTCCCGTACTTATTGATATGCCAAAGGATATTACGACCACTGAGATCGATTTCGTATATCCTGATAAGGTCGAGCTTCGCGGCTACAAGCCTACCTATAAAGGCAACATCCAGCAGGTCAAAAGAGCTGCATCAGCTATAGCAAAATCAACAAGACCCGTCATCTATGCAGGTGGCGGTGTTATCGGATCAGACGCAAGCAAGGAGCTACTCGCCTTTGCTGAGAAGATCAGGGCACCTGTCACAAGTACATTGACCGGTATAGGCGGATTCCCAAATGACAATGATCTTTACCTGGGGATGCTGGGAATGCATGGTACCAAGTACGCCAATTATGCAGTACAGGAATCAGACATTTTGATCGCTGTGGGAGCACGTTTTGATGACAGGGTCACCGGAAAGCTCCAGTCATTTGCACCAAATGCGAAGATCATCCACATCGATATCGATCCGGCAGAGATCTCAAAGAATATCAATGTAGACATCCCTATCGTTGGAGATGCAAAAGATATCCTCAAGTCACTCATTTCACATGTTAGCGAATGTGACACAAAGGAATGGCTTGACAAGATCGCCATATGGAAACGGGACTTCCCACTTTTCTATGTCAACAGGGATGATGCGATCAAGCCACAATACATTATAGAACAGATCAATGAGGCATGTCCTGATGCGATCATCGTTACAGAGGTCGGACAGCACCAGATGTGGGCTGCCCAGTACTTCAAGTACAAAGAGCCACGTACATTCATAACCTCAGGCGGACTGGGGACCATGGGATACGGATTCCCCGCAGCCATCGGTGCAAAGCTCGGAAGGCCTGACAAGGTCGTATTCGACATTTCCGGAGACGGATCGTTCCAGATGAACTCTCAGGAGATGGCAACCATCGTGCAGAATGACATTCCGATAATCATCGCGTTGTTCAACAACGGATATCTTGGAATGGTCAGGCAGTGGCAGGCATTGTTCTTTGAACACCGCTACTCACACACCACCATAGAGGACAGCGTGGACTTCGTCAAACTGGCAGAAGCCTACGGTGCACTTGGAATTCGTGTGAATAAGCCATCAGAGGTCAGGCCTGCAATTGAAAAAGCAATTGAAGCAAACCGGCCTGTGATCATCGATTTCATAGTCGAACGAGAAGAGAATGTATCACCAATGGTACCGGCAGGTGCAGCGATCAACGAGATACTTGACCTGGAGAAGATACAATGA
- a CDS encoding (R)-citramalate synthase translates to MALFENIRFLDTTLRDGEQTPGVALKTEEKVWIARKLDDLGVDIIEAGSAITSEGEREAIRAVAAEGLDAEICSYCRIMQQDVDYALECDVDSIHLVAPVSDLHINVKLKKDREALKEMALSTTEYAKDHGLIVELSGEDASRADLEFLKDLYRSGVEVGADRVCFCDTVGLLVPERTTEIFKELSSAIDVPVAIHCHNDFGLAVSNTIAALNGGAKEAHMTINGIGERAGNTALEEVVMVLEWLYKYDTGIKTNDLYKISRLVSRLTGLAVAPNKSLVGGNAFTHEAGIHVHGLLADTSTYEPITPESIGRERQIVLGKHAGKSSVTLALKELGLAVDDSQLNEIVGRVKQLGDHGKRVTDADLQTIAETVLDIYRESKVKLEEFTVVSGNKVIPTASVRLTVDGKEIVEAGIGDGPVDATFEGIRKAISGVADIHLEEYHVDSITGGTDALVEVLVKLSKDGKMVTSRGARTDIIMASVEAVINGINQLIQD, encoded by the coding sequence ATTGCATTATTCGAAAATATCCGGTTTTTGGACACAACTTTACGAGACGGTGAACAGACACCTGGTGTCGCACTGAAAACAGAAGAGAAAGTCTGGATCGCACGCAAGCTTGACGATCTGGGAGTTGACATCATCGAAGCAGGCTCAGCCATCACTTCCGAAGGCGAGCGCGAAGCCATTCGTGCTGTGGCAGCTGAAGGGCTGGATGCAGAGATCTGCAGCTACTGCCGTATCATGCAGCAGGATGTGGACTATGCCTTAGAATGCGATGTGGATTCAATTCACCTCGTAGCACCTGTATCAGACCTTCACATTAATGTGAAGCTCAAGAAGGACAGGGAAGCATTAAAGGAAATGGCATTAAGCACCACTGAATATGCAAAGGACCACGGGCTGATAGTGGAACTTAGTGGAGAGGATGCATCCAGGGCAGATCTGGAATTCTTAAAGGACCTGTACAGATCAGGCGTGGAAGTCGGTGCTGACAGGGTATGCTTCTGTGATACAGTGGGATTACTTGTGCCGGAAAGAACGACCGAGATATTCAAAGAACTATCATCAGCCATCGATGTACCGGTGGCCATTCACTGCCATAATGACTTCGGTCTTGCGGTCTCGAACACTATCGCAGCATTGAATGGCGGTGCAAAAGAAGCACATATGACCATCAATGGTATCGGTGAAAGGGCAGGAAATACAGCACTTGAAGAGGTCGTAATGGTCCTTGAGTGGCTCTACAAATACGATACAGGGATCAAGACCAATGATCTTTACAAGATCTCAAGGCTTGTCAGCCGCCTGACCGGACTTGCAGTAGCACCTAACAAATCCCTTGTAGGTGGAAATGCATTCACCCATGAAGCAGGAATCCATGTACATGGATTGCTGGCCGATACTTCCACATATGAGCCAATAACTCCTGAGAGCATTGGACGTGAAAGGCAGATCGTGCTTGGAAAGCATGCAGGAAAGAGTTCCGTAACACTTGCATTGAAAGAACTGGGACTTGCTGTTGATGACTCACAGTTGAACGAGATCGTAGGTCGTGTCAAGCAATTGGGTGACCATGGAAAACGTGTCACAGATGCAGACCTCCAGACGATCGCTGAGACTGTGCTTGATATCTATCGTGAATCAAAGGTCAAGCTCGAGGAATTCACTGTTGTTTCAGGTAACAAGGTAATACCAACAGCTTCCGTGAGACTTACAGTTGATGGGAAAGAGATCGTTGAAGCGGGTATTGGAGACGGACCTGTGGATGCAACCTTTGAAGGAATACGTAAAGCCATCTCAGGTGTTGCAGACATTCATCTTGAAGAATATCATGTGGATTCGATCACCGGTGGAACTGATGCACTTGTAGAAGTACTGGTCAAACTTTCCAAGGATGGAAAAATGGTCACTTCAAGAGGCGCACGTACCGACATAATCATGGCTTCCGTAGAAGCCGTCATTAACGGGATCAACCAGCTTATACAGGACTGA
- a CDS encoding M42 family metallopeptidase, which produces MELEKLLEKLSNAHGISGYENDIKQIMEDEIRPYVDETKTDKMGNLITTKKGEGPTIMLAAHMDEIGLMVQYIDDKGFLRFVKIGGWFDQTLHSQRVVVHGNNGPLPGVIGSKPPHVMKEDDRKRPVKAEDMFIDIGAKDKEDAINMGVDVGTAISMDRDYTKLANGIVTCKAFDNRAGVAMLIDAMKQLSETDVKATVHAVGTVQEEVGLKGARTSAFGLNPDVAIAVDVTFPGDHPGIEKKDSALEMGKGAVITVVDASGRGLIADKTVVKWLKETAEENDIPYQLNVGGGGTTDATAIHLTREGVPSSTISVPTRYIHSPVEVLSLEDLKACADLIAKAVLNIEKYF; this is translated from the coding sequence ATGGAACTAGAGAAGCTACTTGAAAAGTTATCCAATGCGCACGGCATATCCGGATATGAGAATGACATTAAACAGATAATGGAAGATGAGATCAGACCATATGTGGATGAGACAAAGACCGACAAGATGGGAAATCTCATCACCACAAAGAAAGGAGAAGGTCCTACGATCATGCTGGCAGCACACATGGATGAGATCGGGCTCATGGTGCAGTACATCGATGATAAGGGATTCCTGCGCTTTGTTAAAATAGGAGGCTGGTTCGACCAGACACTTCACAGCCAGAGAGTGGTAGTTCACGGAAACAACGGACCTCTCCCGGGAGTGATCGGATCAAAACCACCACATGTTATGAAAGAAGACGACAGGAAACGTCCTGTAAAGGCCGAGGACATGTTCATCGACATCGGTGCGAAAGACAAGGAAGACGCCATCAACATGGGAGTGGATGTCGGAACTGCCATATCCATGGACAGAGACTATACGAAACTTGCTAACGGAATTGTCACATGTAAAGCCTTTGACAACCGCGCAGGCGTTGCTATGCTTATCGATGCAATGAAACAGCTTTCTGAAACTGATGTTAAGGCAACAGTCCACGCTGTTGGAACCGTACAGGAAGAGGTCGGGCTAAAAGGTGCACGAACATCCGCATTCGGCTTAAATCCTGACGTTGCAATAGCAGTTGATGTCACATTCCCGGGAGATCATCCCGGTATCGAAAAGAAGGATTCTGCACTCGAAATGGGAAAAGGTGCTGTCATCACCGTTGTTGATGCATCCGGAAGAGGGCTCATTGCAGATAAAACAGTCGTGAAATGGCTGAAAGAGACCGCTGAGGAGAACGACATACCATACCAGCTCAATGTGGGTGGTGGCGGCACTACAGATGCCACTGCGATCCATCTGACACGTGAAGGTGTTCCTTCAAGCACTATCAGTGTGCCTACAAGATATATTCATTCGCCTGTTGAGGTATTGTCCCTTGAGGACCTTAAAGCCTGTGCAGATCTTATAGCAAAAGCAGTACTTAATATTGAGAAATATTTCTGA
- the mdh gene encoding malate dehydrogenase has translation MKKITVIGSGNVGSTTVQRLAELELGNIVMTDVVDGLPQGKALDIIEAAPVLGFDVDILGTTDYADIEDSDIVIITAGIARKKGMVRDDLMKVNANIIKEVCENISLYAPEAIVITVSNPLDIMTYATQKYTGLEKNRVFGMSGVLDSSRFAAFIAMELGISVKDVSALVLGGHGDSMVALPQYTTVSGVPLPELLSEEAIDRLVNRTVNAGTEIVDHLKTGSSFFAPAAAIATMVESVINDQKRVLPAAAYLQGEYGENGLYLGVPVILGKNGIDKVIELELTESQQQAFSRSAESVREGIAKLQL, from the coding sequence ATGAAGAAAATTACAGTCATAGGATCAGGTAACGTTGGCTCAACCACGGTTCAGCGTCTCGCAGAACTTGAACTTGGGAATATTGTTATGACCGATGTTGTTGATGGTCTGCCTCAAGGAAAGGCACTTGATATTATTGAGGCTGCTCCGGTTCTTGGGTTTGATGTGGACATACTGGGAACGACCGATTACGCTGATATTGAGGATTCTGACATTGTTATCATTACCGCAGGAATTGCCCGTAAAAAAGGAATGGTGCGGGATGACCTGATGAAGGTCAATGCAAATATCATAAAAGAAGTCTGTGAAAATATCTCATTATATGCACCTGAAGCCATAGTTATCACTGTATCTAATCCACTGGACATAATGACCTATGCCACACAGAAATATACCGGATTGGAAAAGAACCGGGTATTTGGAATGAGCGGAGTACTTGATTCAAGTCGATTTGCAGCATTTATTGCAATGGAACTTGGAATTTCGGTAAAGGATGTTTCTGCATTGGTACTTGGCGGACACGGCGATTCCATGGTCGCATTGCCACAATACACTACAGTATCAGGAGTTCCATTACCAGAATTACTTTCTGAAGAAGCGATTGATAGGCTGGTAAATCGCACTGTGAACGCCGGAACTGAAATTGTTGATCATCTTAAGACTGGCAGTTCTTTCTTTGCCCCGGCAGCAGCTATTGCAACGATGGTAGAATCCGTAATTAATGACCAAAAGCGAGTTCTTCCTGCAGCCGCTTATTTGCAGGGAGAATATGGTGAGAACGGTCTTTATTTAGGAGTGCCTGTAATATTAGGTAAGAACGGCATAGATAAAGTAATCGAACTTGAACTGACAGAAAGCCAACAACAGGCATTTTCAAGATCTGCTGAGTCTGTGCGTGAAGGTATAGCAAAGTTGCAATTGTAA
- a CDS encoding M48 family metallopeptidase, which translates to MVAFIWISYVLYRYSGKLLLKWYHAEKVGVLDKLSKKAGVSTPGMYTFNSPMPFIFTVGTSSEYNVALSTGAMGMFDVAEIEVLLAREIGHIRNGDVPINTISALFAGTLVGLSSAAYNLSLMAVFGRENNPIPKLIHFFIMGFVALPAALLIKLMISPSREYTADEFVEGVAGRPNLLPELLKRLESQTESFHRKINPGHGHLFPVNFLCIKDGYDVYLSMFNTHPTIDQRLDHLMKKSD; encoded by the coding sequence ATGGTCGCATTCATATGGATAAGCTATGTCCTCTATAGGTATAGTGGCAAACTTCTCCTAAAATGGTATCATGCAGAGAAGGTGGGTGTGTTGGATAAACTCTCTAAAAAAGCAGGAGTATCTACACCCGGAATGTATACATTTAATTCTCCCATGCCCTTTATCTTCACGGTAGGAACCAGTTCCGAATATAATGTAGCTTTATCCACTGGTGCAATGGGTATGTTTGATGTAGCTGAGATTGAAGTGTTGCTTGCTCGTGAGATTGGCCATATTAGGAATGGGGATGTTCCGATCAATACTATCTCAGCACTTTTTGCTGGTACTTTAGTAGGACTTTCATCTGCTGCTTATAATTTATCATTGATGGCAGTGTTTGGAAGAGAAAATAACCCAATACCTAAATTAATTCATTTCTTTATAATGGGTTTTGTAGCGCTTCCGGCAGCATTGCTGATAAAGCTTATGATCTCTCCTTCCCGGGAGTATACTGCTGACGAATTTGTGGAAGGGGTCGCTGGCAGGCCAAATCTATTGCCAGAACTGTTAAAGCGTCTTGAAAGTCAGACCGAGTCATTCCACAGAAAAATAAATCCTGGTCATGGTCACTTGTTTCCTGTAAATTTCCTATGTATCAAAGACGGTTATGATGTGTATCTATCAATGTTCAATACCCATCCAACTATAGATCAAAGGCTTGATCATCTTATGAAGAAGAGTGATTGA